CCTTGGCCAGGATCCATATCATGGTCCTAACCAAGCCCACGGATTGTGCTTTAGCGTCAAAAGACCAGTGCCTCCTCCGCCCAGGTTTTGAAGCCGTTTCAGTCTCTCTCAGTCCTTTTTCTACTCTTTGTTTGTGACCTTGTCAGTTTTCTTAGAAACTCAAAATCAGATAGTGCTAGTGAGTCCGTCTTTTGACATATTTATCACCTCCTTGTTCCTACTCATTACCAGTCTGGAGAACATGTATAAAGAACTGGCTTCCGACATTGAAGGCTTCCGGCACCCCGGACACGGAGATTTGACCGAATGGGCCAAACAAGGTACTCTTTAAATAGCAGTCTGTTGAATGTTTACATACAATTACACAACAAGAGGCCTGTCAGTCAGTAGCAGACCTGCCTTCTTCTCCATCTGTGACCTCGCTTATCTCAGGTGTGTTGTTGCTCAACGCTGTGTTGACCGTCCGAGCGCACCAAGCCAACTCCCACAAAGACAAAGGCTGGGAGACCTTCACTGACGCTGTGGTGCAGTGGCTCAGCAACAACCAGGAGGGCCTGGTCTTCATGCTGTGGGGGTCATATGCTCAGAAGAAAGGAGCTGCCATTAACAGGGTGGGTCTACACTGTCATTTTAATTCCAACGCTGTAGCTTTTTGGTATGTTCGTGTATCTAAGTTTTCACGCTCTCTGGTTCCAGAAACGCCACCATGTGCTGCAGGCTGTGCATCCCTCTCCCTTGTCTGCTCATCGTGGATTCTTTGGGTGCAGGCATTTCTCAAAGGCCAACGAGCTGCTAAAGAAATCTGGAAAGTCTCCCGTAGACTGGAAGGCACTTTAAGTTGTTAGGCATGTCAGCATAACAGCGTGTGACGATTAACCATAGACCAAAACCCACCCATAAGCTTTCTCAGTTTCTGGTTCCAGTAATAATGAGcagtgttttttactttttcttattttctttatgaaAGAGCTCATGTTGGCAGTTTGTTCTATACACTGAATTTTCCTAAAAGCCTTACCGTTGTGGTGCACATTTGTATCTTCTGCGCTTGTCAGTTTCAACgttgtaaatat
Above is a genomic segment from Xiphias gladius isolate SHS-SW01 ecotype Sanya breed wild chromosome 19, ASM1685928v1, whole genome shotgun sequence containing:
- the unga gene encoding uracil DNA glycosylase a, with the translated sequence MIGQKTIHSFFSPVSKKRVSKELNETEGDAEDPKRLKPSAPASTPPGPATTPLSPEQLDRIARNKRAALEKLVSAQTPPGFGEGWRKGLSAEFGKPYFKQLMNFVSEERKRHTVYPPAEHVFTWTQMCDIRDVKVVILGQDPYHGPNQAHGLCFSVKRPVPPPPSLENMYKELASDIEGFRHPGHGDLTEWAKQGVLLLNAVLTVRAHQANSHKDKGWETFTDAVVQWLSNNQEGLVFMLWGSYAQKKGAAINRKRHHVLQAVHPSPLSAHRGFFGCRHFSKANELLKKSGKSPVDWKAL